AAACTAGATGTTTTAATTACCCGTGATCTGTACAGCGATAAAGATTTTGACCTTTTGAATAAACCAGAAATGGAACCGGTTTTTGCTCACATGAATCGATTCCGAAATTTATATACTGTAAGGCTTGAGACCAGATACTCAAACGAGATCCTTGCAAGCCAGTCGCCGTGGAAGGTGCTTGAAAAGTATCTCTTTTACAGGAATTACCTCAGGCTGGTCCAGATAGAATATGAAGGTTTCAAATTAAAACCCGAGGACAGGATCTTTTTTCTCGGGAGCGGGCCCCTTCCCCTGACCCTTATCGTTTTCCTCAGGTGCCACGGGATAAAGGGCACAGGGATAGAGCAGGATCCTGCAAGTGCACAACTCTCAATAAAAGTACTTGATAAGCTCGGGCTTTCGGAAGACATCACCATAATTAATGGGAATCATCTTTCCATCAGCCGTGCTGATTTCATAGATTCTGGCACCCATTCAAAGGCTCTTATTATAGCTGCCCAGGCTGAGCCCAAAAAAGAAATTCTCGATCACCTGCTAAAGGTAATACCTGAAGGCTTCAGGCTATCTTACAGAATCTATGAGAAAGGCTTAATGAAACTGTTAAACCTGGATTCTTCGCTTGATTTGCCTGAAGGTTATAGAGAGTATAAGAGAATCCAGCCTGTCCCTCCTGCATATAATACCGTCGTATTTCTGCAGAGAACAGAATTTCTGAAGAAAAATGAGTAAATGCTCCGAAAACTGGAGCATTATGAGATTCATTTCCAACTGAACCTTAGTAGAATTCTTTTTGGTTCTCTTGTAAGCTCAGCTGCTTTCAGTATATAGGTGCACTATCTCCTGGCGGTACCTGTGTATTATTTGCTTTGGATACCTGGGGACAGACATTGACTATAGAAGATTTGAAATCCGTACAGTTTTCATTGCTTACGGTCAGGTTAACTCTATAGCTCCCAGGTCTCGCGTATACATGTAGAGGGTTCCGCTCACTTGAATTTGTCCCATCTCCAAAAGTCCAGTACCATTTAGTCGCACCTTTTGACATGTCCGTAAATTTCACCGCATAAATGGGCTTGCTGCTGAAGTTTGCAGTAGGACATTTTGGTACTTCAGGACAGGTAGGACATGGACACGTGGGACATGGCGGTTTTGGTACCGGAATAGCACACACACAATGTCCGGTTGGAACAGGAAGGCTTCTTGCAGGCGTTGTTGCTATAACGTTGTTGTTTATCGTGTTAATTACCGTGATAGTATTGCTGTTAAGGTTTGTCACATGTGCTTCGTTTCCTATTACTGCAATACTGGCAGGATATTCTCCAACGTTAATTGTGCCTATAATATTGTTGTTTATTGTGTTAATTACAGTAACAGAATTACTGTTGGCGTTACAAACAAATGCTTTTGTTCCTGCAACTGCAATTCCGGTAGGATATTCTCCAACATTAATTGTGCCTATAACGTTGTTGTTTATCGTGTTAATTACAGTTACAGTGTTGCTGTTAGCATTGGTCACATATGCATTTGTTCCTGCAACCGCAATTCCAGCAGGATTCTTCCCAACATTAATTGTGCCTATAACATTGTTGTTTATCGTATTAATCACAGTGACAGTATTGCTGTTGATATTGACCACATATGCATTTGTTCCTGCGACTGCAATTCCAGAAGGATGCTCTCCAACATTAATTGTGCCTATAACATTGTTATTTATCGTGTTAATTACAGTTACAGTGTTGCTGTTAGCATTGGTCACATACGCATTTGTTCCTGCAAATGCAATTCCAGCAGGATAATCTCCAACATTGATTGTGGCTTCAACACTGTTGTTTACTGTGTTAATTACAGAGACAGTGTTGTTGTTAAGGTTAGTCACATACGCCTTTGTTCCATCTGGACTAACTGCAACTCCTCCAGTATCGGGACCAACACTCAAATTGGTTGTAGTATTTGTTTCTTCGTTAATTACACTGATAGTACCATTAGTTTCGATTACCGGTGATATAATCTCTGGTATCGATAAATTCTCTGGTACGGTTATATTCTCATCTGGTACTGTTATGCTATCCCCTGATACTGTTACATTCACTGCCGGCTCTGTTATATTCACTTCTGGTTCTGTCACATTCACTTCAGGTTCGGTTATATTCACTTCAGGTTCTGTTACATTCACCTCTAGCTCTGTTATATTCACTTCTGGTTCTGTCACATTCACTTCAGGTTCTGTTGGCTCTGTGACATTTATCTCTGGCTCTGTTATATTGACTTCCGGCTCTGTTACAGTAGGTTCTGGTTCTGTTACATTCGCTTCAGGTTCTGTTACATTTACTTCAGGTTCGGTTACAGTAGGTTCTGGTGTTTCTGTTACAGTGGGTTCTGGTGCTTCTGTTACAGTGGGTTCTGGTGCTTCTGTTACAGCAGGTTCTGGTGCTTCTGTTTCTGTCTCGGTAGGCTCTGGTACAACTGGTTGTGTTTCTGTTTCATTATCTCCTGGTGCTGTAGGTAATAGCGTTTCTCCATTCTGTGCGGTTACTGATACAGCTGTTACTGATAACAAAAAAAATGTCACCGTAAAAACGCTTAATATCTTCTGTATTCTGTCAAACTTTCGTTTCCCCATTTATCATAACCCCAGACTTTGCTAAGTTTGATACAATTTTGACCTGATTATTTGACCCTCCCTGCCCAAAAAATCTAATATAATATTTTTGCAGATTATCGCCCACGTCAATTTTTAAAAATTATTTCCAGATCTTTATACAACCACGGCTTTTTAACAGGCTTTCAAAATTGTATCAAGGAAAGATTACTGCTATATGATATAATACTTAAAGAAATATAATTAAGAATATTATAATAATAAAAGCTTTAAAGTCTATTGCCCGATCAGTACAAATATATATGGAGATTCATTTTTTAATATGCCTTCTTATCTTCTTAAAAAGGAGTAAACAAACATGAACTAGTAAACATATATGAAAATAGCTGGGATTTCTTATCATCCTAGATTGGGTATCTTATATACACCTGTTGATTATTTGGCAGATTTATATATTTTATGCAATCCAGGTTTTTTCTTACAAAAAATATTATTTCGCTCTTTTATCATACTCATAACATGTTTTTTAAAGCAGGAACAATTAAAAGTAAGTTTTTGTTATTCTGACCAGCATTGCTTCCATAACAAGCAACCCTTTCGGTCGTAGGGCCTCAGAGCTTTTTGCAAGAGGCGGGTCATGAGAAAAACTTCCCAATTAATCTGATCTACTAACATCTTGCTCAATCCAGTAATTCTTCTGAAATTAGATAAGCTGCCTTACTTTTCCCTGGGGAAGAGCTATGTGTTAGCGGCAGTAAAAGAAGTCAAAAGTAAAATGCCCACCATACAATGAATTTTATTTTTCATAGTAAAAGGTATTACCTAGTAAAAAGTATTACATAGTAAAAGGTACATTGATTCAAATCCAGAGTATATCGTGTACTTATGATAAAAAATTAGCATTTTTGTAGGTTCTAGCGAACAATTGAAAGATACTTTCTAAAACTGGGGGGACAAATTATTTGCTGGACAGTGAGATAAAATCTCTAAGGCATCCTGCCGAAATACCTCTTTTCATTATATGTTTGCTGATCAGTGTTTTTATTTATGTTACTTTAATGGCAGCTCCGATTCTATATCCTGATCTCCTCGGGAAGGAATATATGCTGATAGTCCCGGGAACGATTGTTTTTCTCTCATACGTCTCTGGGCAGACTTACGGGGCAATGAGGGCGAATGCGATCAAGCTTTCCGAAAAGCAGTTCCCTGAACTCTACGAAATTATAAAGCGCCTTTCTTTTGAACTGAATCTCAAAGAAATTCCAGATGCATTTTTAATCCAGCAAGGTGGGCTAATAAACGCGTTTGCTACCAGGCTGTACTTCAGGAGAAATTATGTAGTTTTTTATGCGGATGTGGTTGAGGTCGCATACAGGGAAGGAGACTTTGATTCTCTGGAGTTTATAGTTGCCCATGAGCTGGCACACATAAAAGCAGGTCATGTTACTCTGCTCTACAACCTCTCAATCTTCCCGGTTGCCTTTGTGCCTGTGCTAAAGAACCTTTTATGGACTGCCCTTAGCCGGGCAAGGGAGTATACTGCAGATAGGATTGCAATCCGGCTTGTTCCTTCAGGCAAAAGAGGGCTTATAGTCCTCTCAGCAGGCGAACACCTATACAAAAATGTTAACTACGAGGAATATCTTGAGACTGCAAAAAGCCCTGAGGGCTTCTGGACCTGGTCAACGAATCTCTATTCAACACATCCAACCCTGGTGAGAAGGGTAAAAGCTCTTAACGAAAACCAGCCTGGAAAAATTTTTTAAACCATGGATTTTGAAAGTATAGATCTTGAAAAATTTATCTGGGAATAGAAATGAGAAGTTTTTCAGCCCGGAACGAGAGAAAAGGGCTTAAAATTGCAGTTTCTGGAGCAAGGTTCCAGAACAGCAGGCAGAAGCCGCAGGGAAAATCAACCGCTAAATGGGAATAAATACGGTTATAAGTTTACAAAAAATAAATTTTTATAATGCTTTAAATAGATTTAAATTATTATCCATCTAATACCTCCAAAATGCCATATTTGACTGAGATTGTAATCATCCTTGTTCTTATCGCACTCAATGGCTTGTTTTCCATGTCAGAATTTGCCCTTGTTTCTGCCAAGAGAACTCGCCTTAAACAGCGGGCGGAAGAAGGGGACACAAGGGCAGATGTTGCGCTTAAGCTCGCGAATGAGCCCACGCCCTTTCTCTCAACAATCCAGATAGGAATTACCCTTGTAGGTATCTTTGCAGGTGCATTCGGTGGATCCACGATAGCAAAGGAACTTGCAGCTTACCTTAGAGAATTCCCTGCTCTGGCTCCATACAGCAGCGGTCTCAGCATCACTCTCGTTGTAGTTTTGATTACCTACCTTACCCTGATTTTTGGGGAACTTGTCCCTAAACGGCTTGCACTCAACAATGCGGAGTCCATAGCCTCCGCTGTCGCAAAACCCATGTTCTATCTTTCTATTATTGCAAAGCCGTTTGTGATAATTCTCAGTTACTCAACCGAGTCTGTGCTCAGGGTCTTAAAGGTCAGGAAGATTACCGGGCCGCCTGTTACAGAAGAGGAAATCAAGATCATGCTTGAGGAAGGAACCGAAGCCGGAGTGTTTGAGAAAGCCGAATTGAACATGATAGAAGGTGTGCTTGAGATTGGCGACCGTCGTGTCGATTCCCTGATGACGCATCGCTCTGATATTATCGGGCTTGACCTTGAAGATTCGACCGATGAGAATCTGCGGAAAATGATAGAAAGTGGCAGATCACATTTTCCGGTATATGAAGGTGAGCTGGATAACATTGTTGGTATGATCTCCGTAAAAAAGGTTCTTGAGAAGTTTGTGAAAAGCGGCACTGTTGATCTCAGAGATTTGGTTACAAAGCCGGTCTTCGTACCTGAAAGCGCTTCGGTTCTGAAGCTT
The Methanosarcina thermophila TM-1 genome window above contains:
- a CDS encoding nicotianamine synthase family protein, translated to MVSTINKSPEFSESILKEIFGLYQDIRELSDDEILNCSSDRVERLFLKLDVLITRDLYSDKDFDLLNKPEMEPVFAHMNRFRNLYTVRLETRYSNEILASQSPWKVLEKYLFYRNYLRLVQIEYEGFKLKPEDRIFFLGSGPLPLTLIVFLRCHGIKGTGIEQDPASAQLSIKVLDKLGLSEDITIINGNHLSISRADFIDSGTHSKALIIAAQAEPKKEILDHLLKVIPEGFRLSYRIYEKGLMKLLNLDSSLDLPEGYREYKRIQPVPPAYNTVVFLQRTEFLKKNE
- a CDS encoding PKD domain-containing protein → MTEPEVNITELEVNVTEPEVNITEPEVNVTEPEVNITEPAVNVTVSGDSITVPDENITVPENLSIPEIISPVIETNGTISVINEETNTTTNLSVGPDTGGVAVSPDGTKAYVTNLNNNTVSVINTVNNSVEATINVGDYPAGIAFAGTNAYVTNANSNTVTVINTINNNVIGTINVGEHPSGIAVAGTNAYVVNINSNTVTVINTINNNVIGTINVGKNPAGIAVAGTNAYVTNANSNTVTVINTINNNVIGTINVGEYPTGIAVAGTKAFVCNANSNSVTVINTINNNIIGTINVGEYPASIAVIGNEAHVTNLNSNTITVINTINNNVIATTPARSLPVPTGHCVCAIPVPKPPCPTCPCPTCPEVPKCPTANFSSKPIYAVKFTDMSKGATKWYWTFGDGTNSSERNPLHVYARPGSYRVNLTVSNENCTDFKSSIVNVCPQVSKANNTQVPPGDSAPIY
- a CDS encoding hemolysin family protein; this translates as MPYLTEIVIILVLIALNGLFSMSEFALVSAKRTRLKQRAEEGDTRADVALKLANEPTPFLSTIQIGITLVGIFAGAFGGSTIAKELAAYLREFPALAPYSSGLSITLVVVLITYLTLIFGELVPKRLALNNAESIASAVAKPMFYLSIIAKPFVIILSYSTESVLRVLKVRKITGPPVTEEEIKIMLEEGTEAGVFEKAELNMIEGVLEIGDRRVDSLMTHRSDIIGLDLEDSTDENLRKMIESGRSHFPVYEGELDNIVGMISVKKVLEKFVKSGTVDLRDLVTKPVFVPESASVLKLLESFKQTGVHFALITDEYGSIQGVITLHDILEAIVGEVRSLGEPEEAQIRVREDGSWLIDGDTPIEKVKDFLPVDSFPGEKEGYYRTIAGLIIFILQRIPVTGDFIVHGGLRYEVVDMDGNRIDKVLVTRFPQAPEDQTPAPKI
- a CDS encoding M48 family metallopeptidase, with the translated sequence MLDSEIKSLRHPAEIPLFIICLLISVFIYVTLMAAPILYPDLLGKEYMLIVPGTIVFLSYVSGQTYGAMRANAIKLSEKQFPELYEIIKRLSFELNLKEIPDAFLIQQGGLINAFATRLYFRRNYVVFYADVVEVAYREGDFDSLEFIVAHELAHIKAGHVTLLYNLSIFPVAFVPVLKNLLWTALSRAREYTADRIAIRLVPSGKRGLIVLSAGEHLYKNVNYEEYLETAKSPEGFWTWSTNLYSTHPTLVRRVKALNENQPGKIF